A single Gaiella occulta DNA region contains:
- a CDS encoding helix-turn-helix domain-containing protein yields MARRGEDPKVEALRAERSLNPRPEAVRDEAFRESAFLDARDLVQVKYEMVRRVRLEGEAVSGTARAFGFSRPSFYQAQAALEAGGLPALVPARPGPRRAHKLTEEVVAFARERLESDPSLRSAALAGQIAERFGVRVHPRSVERALQRAARPKSGGER; encoded by the coding sequence GTGGCGAGACGAGGCGAGGATCCGAAGGTGGAGGCGTTGCGGGCGGAGCGCAGTCTCAACCCGCGGCCGGAGGCGGTCCGGGACGAGGCCTTCCGGGAGTCGGCGTTCCTGGACGCGCGCGACCTGGTGCAGGTCAAGTACGAGATGGTGCGGCGGGTGCGGCTGGAGGGCGAGGCCGTCAGCGGGACGGCGCGCGCGTTTGGCTTCTCGCGCCCCTCCTTCTATCAGGCGCAGGCGGCGCTGGAGGCGGGCGGGCTGCCGGCGCTGGTGCCGGCGCGGCCGGGGCCGCGGCGGGCGCACAAGCTGACCGAGGAGGTGGTCGCGTTCGCGCGGGAGCGGCTGGAGAGCGACCCCTCGCTGCGCTCGGCCGCGCTGGCCGGGCAGATCGCGGAGCGCTTCGGGGTGCGCGTGCATCCGCGCTCGGTCGAGCGGGCCCTTCAGAGGGCCGCCCGGCCCAAAAGTGGAGGCGAGCGGTGA
- a CDS encoding IS110 family transposase — MSFVARLVSVVVKEGGEVRFIALDIHRDFCEVAIAEGGAVRSAPRVKTDPETLELFAASLGADDQVTLEATGNALAIARIIEPHVGRVVLADPRAVRGSASSALKTDKVDARILARLLAGGLVPEVWLPDERTRRLRRLVSRRAQLVRQRTRAKNQVHAALIRNLRPRQPMRDLFGAAGRRWLAAQTLPVDEQETVASCLREIDFLAGEIEQLERTMALAVLGDERMRRLLALPGISGVAACTLLAAIGDISRFPDAGHLVGYVGLNPRVRQSGSEKPRHGRISKQGPGEVRHVLVEAAWHAMRSPGPLRIFGERVAAKRGSNVAVVAVARKLLVIAWHLLSREEDYAFTRPSLVREKIRRLELLTGTGPARGNRGATRIYASRQQRDLELELVRQAERAYARLIKDWQPALKGAGAAPGRASSAVERQAARQETAPTPAL; from the coding sequence TCGCGTTGGATATTCATCGCGACTTCTGCGAGGTCGCGATCGCTGAGGGCGGCGCTGTCAGGTCGGCGCCGCGGGTGAAGACGGATCCGGAGACGCTGGAGCTGTTCGCGGCGAGTCTCGGGGCCGACGATCAGGTCACGCTGGAGGCGACCGGTAACGCGCTCGCGATCGCGCGGATCATCGAGCCGCACGTCGGCCGGGTGGTTCTCGCTGATCCGCGAGCGGTGCGCGGGAGCGCGAGCAGCGCGCTCAAGACGGACAAGGTCGACGCGCGCATCCTGGCGCGGCTGCTCGCGGGTGGTTTGGTGCCGGAGGTGTGGCTGCCGGACGAGCGGACACGGCGGCTGCGACGGCTTGTTTCGCGGCGGGCGCAGCTGGTGCGGCAGCGGACGCGGGCGAAGAATCAGGTGCACGCGGCGCTGATCCGCAACCTGCGACCGCGGCAGCCCATGCGCGACTTGTTCGGCGCGGCCGGCAGGCGTTGGCTCGCGGCGCAGACGCTGCCCGTCGACGAGCAGGAGACGGTCGCGAGCTGCTTGCGCGAGATCGACTTCCTCGCCGGCGAGATCGAGCAGCTCGAGCGGACGATGGCGCTCGCGGTGCTCGGCGACGAGCGGATGCGGCGGCTGCTCGCGCTGCCGGGGATCAGCGGCGTCGCCGCCTGCACGCTCCTCGCCGCGATCGGCGACATCTCGCGCTTCCCAGACGCCGGCCACCTCGTCGGTTACGTCGGTCTCAACCCGCGTGTCCGCCAGTCCGGTTCGGAGAAGCCGCGGCACGGGCGGATCTCGAAGCAAGGGCCGGGCGAAGTCCGGCACGTCCTCGTCGAGGCGGCGTGGCACGCGATGCGTTCGCCAGGGCCGCTGCGGATCTTCGGCGAGCGAGTTGCGGCCAAGCGCGGCAGCAACGTCGCCGTCGTCGCCGTCGCGCGCAAGCTGCTCGTGATCGCCTGGCACCTGCTCAGCCGCGAGGAGGACTACGCCTTCACCCGGCCCTCGCTGGTGCGCGAGAAGATCCGCCGGCTCGAGCTGCTGACGGGCACCGGCCCGGCGCGCGGCAACCGCGGCGCCACCCGTATCTACGCGAGCCGCCAGCAGCGCGATCTCGAACTGGAGCTCGTCCGCCAAGCCGAGCGCGCCTACGCCCGACTGATCAAAGACTGGCAGCCGGCACTCAAGGGTGCGGGTGCCGCACCGGGGCGCGCATCATCGGCCGTCGAGCGGCAAGCAGCGCGGCAGGAGACAGCCCCAACTCCGGCGCTTTAA